A single genomic interval of Desulfomicrobium macestii harbors:
- a CDS encoding penicillin-binding protein 1A, producing the protein MKVLKIFLVLIVLGVFLAAGAGIGLYYWAQEDLPGFTKLSDYSPALATTVRARDGRILGYFYREKRFLIPLSMMSPITVKAFLAAEDSGFYQHEGVDLPGIFRAAVKNFIAGGIVQGGSTITQQVIKSMLLTPERSYERKLKEVILAYRLEKYLSKDEILTIYLNQIYLGAKAYGVEAAAREYFGVNASQLSLAQAALLAGLPKAPSRYSPYGNPERARERQLYVLARLRDLGWIDRGEYEAAVNEPLVYGAQEDPSWKVGPYYLEEVRRQLVESYGEDMVYGGGLQVRTAMDMDHQVVADQALKAGLVETAKRHGWQGPVRHIDEGEYEEFLGARKDIESKPGDWMQVLVTGVEKAGAKVRFGTKSGIVPVASMSWARVPNPKLAPEEAGKVGDARKVLKPGDVIWVSVEEVAQDKPWKLKLEQEPKVEGALVSIDPRSGEVLALCGGYDFFRSQFNRATQALRQPGSAFKPIVYSAALDNGFTAASIVLDAPIVYQDGSGEMWKPENFEGIFYGPTLLRTALVKSRNLVTIRVAQQVGIQKIVERGKALGLTGVMEPNLSLALGSGQFTPLNLCQAYTAFPRGGTSIKPRLIESVVSPWGEQLFSAKEEVTEAISPETAYIISHLLQQVVQYGTGARAKVLGRPVAGKTGTTNDEQDAWFMGFSPYLLTGVWVGYDQVRPMGKYETGARAALPIWIDYRSKVEPGYPVQDFQAPPGIVMARVDARTGRLAGPGATEAYMLPFANGTEPLPSVGLDELDADPGSSNAGGESLLKQIF; encoded by the coding sequence ATGAAAGTTCTGAAGATATTCCTGGTGCTGATTGTGCTGGGCGTGTTTCTTGCCGCTGGCGCGGGAATTGGCCTCTATTACTGGGCCCAGGAGGATTTGCCCGGATTCACGAAGCTCAGCGACTATTCTCCGGCCCTGGCCACGACGGTCCGGGCCCGGGATGGCCGGATTCTCGGATATTTCTACCGCGAAAAGAGATTTCTCATTCCCCTGTCGATGATGAGCCCGATCACGGTCAAAGCCTTTCTGGCGGCCGAGGATTCCGGATTCTATCAGCACGAAGGCGTGGATCTGCCGGGAATTTTCCGGGCGGCTGTGAAGAACTTCATTGCCGGGGGCATCGTCCAGGGTGGCAGCACCATCACCCAGCAGGTCATCAAGTCCATGCTGCTCACGCCCGAACGCAGCTACGAACGCAAGCTCAAGGAAGTCATCCTGGCCTATCGCCTGGAGAAATATCTGAGCAAGGACGAGATCCTGACAATCTATCTCAATCAGATCTACCTTGGTGCCAAGGCCTACGGAGTGGAGGCGGCCGCGCGGGAATATTTCGGCGTGAACGCCTCCCAGCTGAGCCTTGCCCAGGCCGCATTGCTGGCCGGCCTGCCCAAGGCTCCGTCGCGCTATTCGCCCTACGGCAACCCCGAGCGGGCCAGGGAGCGTCAGCTCTATGTCCTCGCCCGGCTGAGGGATCTGGGTTGGATCGACCGCGGCGAATACGAAGCCGCCGTAAACGAACCCCTCGTTTACGGGGCGCAGGAAGATCCGTCCTGGAAAGTGGGCCCCTACTATCTCGAGGAAGTGCGGCGGCAGCTGGTCGAGAGCTATGGCGAGGACATGGTTTACGGCGGTGGTCTTCAGGTACGCACCGCCATGGACATGGACCATCAGGTCGTTGCCGATCAGGCCCTTAAGGCTGGCTTGGTCGAAACCGCCAAGCGTCATGGCTGGCAGGGGCCGGTCAGGCATATTGACGAGGGCGAGTACGAGGAATTTCTTGGCGCCCGCAAGGACATCGAGTCCAAGCCCGGGGACTGGATGCAGGTCCTGGTCACCGGCGTGGAAAAGGCCGGGGCGAAGGTGCGCTTCGGCACCAAATCGGGCATCGTTCCCGTGGCTTCCATGAGCTGGGCCCGGGTGCCCAATCCCAAGCTGGCTCCGGAAGAGGCGGGCAAGGTTGGCGACGCTCGCAAGGTGCTCAAACCCGGAGACGTGATCTGGGTTTCGGTGGAGGAGGTTGCACAGGACAAGCCCTGGAAGCTCAAGCTCGAACAGGAGCCCAAGGTTGAAGGCGCGCTTGTGTCCATCGATCCCCGTAGCGGGGAAGTGCTTGCGCTCTGCGGCGGGTACGATTTCTTCCGCAGCCAGTTCAACCGGGCGACCCAGGCGCTGCGCCAGCCCGGCTCGGCCTTCAAGCCCATCGTCTATTCGGCGGCCCTGGACAACGGATTCACCGCGGCCAGCATCGTCCTGGACGCCCCCATCGTCTATCAGGACGGAAGCGGGGAGATGTGGAAGCCTGAAAATTTCGAAGGCATCTTCTACGGCCCCACGCTGCTGCGCACGGCCCTGGTCAAATCGCGCAACCTGGTCACCATCCGAGTGGCCCAGCAGGTCGGCATCCAGAAGATCGTCGAGCGCGGCAAGGCCCTGGGGCTGACCGGAGTCATGGAGCCCAATCTTTCCCTGGCCCTGGGGTCCGGGCAGTTCACGCCGCTCAATCTTTGCCAGGCCTACACGGCGTTTCCCCGTGGCGGTACAAGCATCAAGCCGCGGCTGATCGAAAGTGTGGTCTCGCCCTGGGGGGAACAGCTCTTTTCGGCCAAGGAGGAAGTGACCGAGGCCATCTCCCCGGAAACCGCCTATATCATTTCCCATCTGCTGCAGCAGGTCGTGCAGTACGGAACGGGCGCGCGCGCCAAGGTTCTGGGACGCCCCGTGGCGGGCAAGACCGGCACCACCAACGACGAGCAGGATGCCTGGTTCATGGGTTTCTCCCCCTATCTGCTGACCGGGGTCTGGGTGGGCTACGATCAGGTCAGGCCCATGGGCAAGTACGAGACCGGCGCACGGGCCGCCCTGCCCATCTGGATCGACTATCGCAGCAAGGTCGAACCCGGCTACCCGGTTCAGGACTTCCAGGCTCCTCCCGGTATCGTCATGGCCCGGGTGGACGCACGCACCGGCCGTTTGGCAGGACCGGGCGCGACCGAGGCCTACATGCTGCCTTTCGCGAACGGCACGGAGCCGTTGCCAAGTGTGGGTCTCGATGAGCTTGACGCCGATCCGGGTTCATCCAATGCCGGCGGGGAGAGCCTGCTCAAGCAGATCTTCTAG
- a CDS encoding nucleoside recognition domain-containing protein — translation MNILQETKSVLWRSGRISLELYKIMVPIIIVVKILQELGLVVWLARPLAPVMQMVGLPGEMGLVWATALVSNIYGSMIVFVSLAGEHPLSVAQVTVLGVMILVAHGLPVELQIVRKSGPRMGFQALLRIGGALMLGWLLSRIYAWGGWLQETNVLLWQPQPESRDLLVWGLGQVQNLAMVFVIIVALSAIMRVFTAIGLTGLCVRLLAPLLRLLGIGSEAGTLTIVGMIMGLAYGGGMIMHEAHSGKVGSKDIFSSLSLMGLSHSVFEDTLLMVVIGGHVSGLLWARIIFTLVVIALLVRVVAWLGDDFFHRHLFKPVEVYSKPEPCCPGAIVPDRK, via the coding sequence ATGAACATCCTTCAAGAAACAAAGAGCGTCTTGTGGCGTTCGGGGCGGATCAGCCTCGAACTCTACAAGATCATGGTCCCCATCATCATTGTGGTCAAAATCCTGCAAGAACTGGGACTTGTGGTCTGGCTCGCCCGGCCACTGGCTCCGGTCATGCAGATGGTCGGGCTGCCCGGGGAGATGGGGCTCGTCTGGGCCACGGCGCTGGTCAGCAACATCTATGGAAGCATGATCGTTTTCGTTTCCCTGGCAGGAGAGCATCCTTTGAGCGTGGCGCAGGTCACGGTGCTTGGCGTCATGATCCTGGTCGCCCACGGCCTCCCCGTGGAGTTGCAGATCGTGCGCAAGTCGGGTCCGCGCATGGGCTTTCAGGCATTGCTGCGCATCGGCGGCGCCCTGATGCTGGGCTGGCTTCTGTCCCGGATCTACGCCTGGGGAGGATGGCTGCAGGAGACCAACGTCCTGCTCTGGCAACCCCAGCCGGAAAGCAGGGACCTTCTGGTCTGGGGACTTGGGCAGGTGCAGAATCTGGCCATGGTCTTTGTCATCATCGTGGCCCTTAGCGCGATCATGCGTGTGTTCACGGCCATCGGACTGACGGGGCTGTGCGTGCGGCTGCTGGCTCCGCTCCTGCGCTTGCTCGGCATCGGTTCCGAGGCCGGGACCCTGACCATCGTCGGCATGATCATGGGTCTGGCCTACGGCGGGGGCATGATCATGCACGAGGCGCATTCGGGCAAGGTCGGTTCCAAGGACATCTTTTCGTCCTTGAGCCTCATGGGCCTGTCCCATTCGGTGTTCGAGGACACCCTGCTCATGGTCGTCATCGGAGGACATGTCTCCGGGCTGCTCTGGGCGCGGATCATCTTCACCCTTGTCGTCATCGCGCTTCTGGTGCGCGTGGTCGCATGGCTGGGGGACGACTTCTTCCACCGGCATCTGTTCAAGCCCGTCGAGGTCTATTCCAAGCCCGAGCCCTGCTGTCCGGGCGCCATCGTGCCGGACAGGAAATGA
- a CDS encoding M24 family metallopeptidase, whose amino-acid sequence MNHAKRLQGLKNLMQKQDIDALLVVHPANRFYLSGFELHDGQCNESSGCLLIRLNGPDWLLTDARFTEEARRHWPGEHVHVYGAPRVEKIAEFVKSLGVSELWVETHAMCAGMYLELAGMLALRQAPRLVEELRTVKDCEELARLRASCALNHQVYEALRPKLVPGVTEREVAWMLEKEFRERGAESLSFAPIVGFGPNGALPHATPADARLSAQTPVLIDMGGRLNGYCSDQTRTWWIGDNPTDEFKRTLALVQEAQALAIAKVAPGVGTDELHATAREFFARHGVAEHFTHSLGHGIGLETHEAPGVGPMRPTVLRPGMVITVEPGLYYPEWGGVRWEHMVVVTEDGHEVL is encoded by the coding sequence ATGAACCATGCCAAGCGTCTTCAGGGCCTGAAAAATCTCATGCAGAAGCAGGACATCGATGCCCTGCTCGTGGTCCATCCGGCCAACCGTTTTTATCTGTCGGGCTTTGAGCTGCATGACGGGCAATGCAACGAAAGCTCGGGCTGTTTGCTGATCCGCCTGAACGGACCGGACTGGCTACTGACCGATGCCCGCTTCACGGAGGAGGCCCGGCGGCACTGGCCAGGCGAACATGTGCACGTTTACGGGGCGCCGCGCGTCGAAAAGATCGCCGAGTTCGTAAAGAGCCTTGGCGTCAGCGAACTGTGGGTTGAAACCCATGCCATGTGTGCGGGAATGTATCTGGAGCTGGCCGGGATGCTGGCCTTGCGCCAAGCCCCGCGTCTGGTGGAAGAGCTGCGCACGGTCAAGGATTGTGAGGAACTGGCCCGGCTCAGGGCCTCCTGCGCATTGAACCACCAGGTTTACGAAGCCCTTCGGCCGAAGCTGGTGCCCGGCGTTACAGAGCGGGAAGTGGCCTGGATGCTGGAGAAGGAATTCCGGGAACGGGGAGCCGAGAGCCTCAGTTTTGCGCCCATTGTCGGATTCGGTCCCAACGGAGCCTTGCCGCACGCCACGCCTGCAGATGCCCGCCTTTCGGCACAGACTCCGGTTCTGATCGACATGGGCGGACGACTGAACGGGTATTGTTCGGATCAGACCCGGACATGGTGGATCGGGGACAATCCTACGGACGAATTCAAGCGCACCCTTGCCCTGGTGCAGGAGGCGCAGGCCCTGGCCATCGCCAAGGTCGCTCCGGGGGTTGGCACCGATGAGCTGCACGCCACGGCCAGGGAGTTTTTTGCGCGGCACGGGGTGGCCGAGCATTTCACGCATTCCCTTGGGCACGGCATTGGCCTTGAAACGCACGAAGCTCCGGGAGTCGGCCCTATGCGCCCGACGGTGCTTCGGCCCGGCATGGTCATCACCGTGGAGCCTGGCCTGTATTATCCTGAGTGGGGCGGAGTGCGCTGGGAACATATGGTCGTGGTCACCGAGGACGGTCATGAAGTGCTCTGA
- a CDS encoding DUF4911 domain-containing protein encodes MKCSEQPSPEPRKSRPRKPRREKNPAPACLASRVLYAEVPRNRIALYRFLLEGYDNLAIMSVVDRYRAVIKLRFTPGAERTLREVLEGQGAKIIEPPGCSVG; translated from the coding sequence ATGAAGTGCTCTGAGCAGCCATCACCGGAACCGCGCAAGTCTCGGCCCCGAAAGCCCCGCAGGGAGAAGAACCCCGCGCCGGCGTGCCTGGCCAGCAGGGTTCTTTATGCCGAGGTGCCCCGCAACCGGATCGCCCTCTATCGCTTCCTGCTCGAAGGCTACGACAACCTGGCCATCATGAGCGTGGTCGATCGCTACCGGGCCGTGATCAAGCTGCGCTTCACGCCCGGCGCAGAGAGGACCCTGCGGGAAGTGCTTGAGGGCCAGGGCGCGAAAATCATCGAGCCTCCGGGATGCTCAGTCGGCTAG
- a CDS encoding TatD family hydrolase, with protein sequence MSKKKERQLPETLGLSPVGADSHAHLDGRDNDVDAVLARALACGVRTVGNVFLGPAAYREGRALFERHDDVFFLLGVHPHEAAKMTDADLADMRQAFSTDPRLRAVGEIGLDYFYDFSPPETQQHWFRRQLELALELDQRVVIHCRDAEDDCLEILDDMGFGGRPLLWHCFGLGPEWAEKLLRRGWHLSVPGTVTYAKSEALREAVRIIPADRLLLETDAPYLSPEPYRGKRNEPALLGFTALEIALLRGENPHELWARCGDNARDFFGLAD encoded by the coding sequence ATGAGCAAAAAGAAAGAGCGGCAGCTTCCTGAAACCCTGGGGCTCTCCCCGGTGGGAGCGGACAGCCATGCCCATCTTGACGGCCGGGACAATGACGTGGACGCGGTTCTGGCGCGGGCCCTTGCCTGCGGTGTGCGCACCGTGGGCAATGTCTTTCTGGGCCCTGCGGCCTACCGCGAGGGAAGGGCCCTTTTCGAGCGTCACGACGATGTTTTTTTCCTGCTCGGAGTGCACCCGCACGAAGCCGCGAAAATGACGGACGCCGACCTTGCGGACATGCGCCAGGCATTCTCGACCGATCCAAGACTGCGCGCGGTGGGCGAGATCGGCCTTGACTACTTCTACGACTTCTCCCCCCCCGAAACGCAGCAGCACTGGTTCCGGCGCCAGCTGGAGCTGGCCCTGGAACTGGATCAGCGGGTGGTCATCCACTGCCGCGACGCCGAGGACGACTGCCTGGAAATTCTGGATGACATGGGTTTTGGCGGGCGGCCCCTGCTCTGGCACTGCTTCGGCCTTGGACCGGAATGGGCTGAAAAACTGCTCCGGCGCGGCTGGCACCTCTCCGTGCCCGGCACGGTCACATACGCCAAATCCGAAGCCCTGCGGGAAGCTGTCCGGATCATCCCGGCGGACAGGTTGCTCCTTGAAACCGACGCCCCCTACCTCTCCCCTGAGCCCTACCGGGGCAAACGCAACGAACCCGCCCTGCTGGGCTTCACGGCCCTAGAAATCGCCCTGCTTCGCGGCGAGAATCCGCATGAATTGTGGGCGCGCTGCGGCGACAACGCGAGGGACTTTTTCGGCCTAGCCGACTGA
- a CDS encoding Trm112 family protein, with translation MALNKELLQILACPKCKGDLELIGQEEGLKCAACDVVYPVREEIPVMLIDEAIAVEKWDQGVREK, from the coding sequence ATGGCCCTGAACAAGGAACTGCTGCAAATTCTGGCCTGCCCCAAATGCAAGGGCGACCTGGAACTCATCGGTCAGGAAGAAGGTCTCAAATGCGCGGCCTGCGACGTCGTCTACCCTGTGCGCGAGGAAATTCCGGTCATGCTCATCGACGAAGCCATCGCCGTTGAGAAATGGGACCAGGGCGTGCGCGAGAAATAA
- a CDS encoding type III pantothenate kinase, producing MLLFDVGNTNVKLCLADENGLGRTYSLPSTNRETSDSLGLCIAGICAREGVAEGEVRAWVLSSVVPPLNSLLKAACADFFSCPALFVPGDIALPLENRYARPQEVGADRLLGGFAARTLFDDETLIVVDFGTATTFDCVQNGAYLGGLICPGVLSSVTALGTQTAKLPQISLEPGGADLDIGTSTRQSLNHGVLFGFAAMLEGLTARLKKRLAAPDARVIATGGFAPHLAAITSCIDNLAPDLLMQGLLAAYFQKHSPRNAREQS from the coding sequence GTGCTGCTCTTCGACGTGGGCAACACCAACGTGAAGCTTTGTCTGGCGGACGAAAACGGCCTTGGCCGGACCTATTCGCTGCCCTCCACCAACCGGGAGACCTCCGATTCCCTGGGCCTTTGCATCGCAGGAATCTGCGCCCGCGAGGGCGTGGCCGAGGGCGAGGTGCGGGCCTGGGTGCTGTCTTCCGTGGTGCCGCCACTGAACAGCCTGCTGAAGGCCGCCTGCGCGGATTTTTTCTCCTGCCCGGCCCTGTTCGTGCCCGGCGACATCGCGCTGCCGCTCGAAAACCGCTACGCCAGACCGCAGGAGGTCGGCGCGGACCGCCTGCTGGGCGGTTTCGCGGCGCGGACCCTTTTTGACGACGAGACGCTCATCGTCGTCGACTTCGGCACGGCCACGACGTTCGACTGCGTGCAGAATGGGGCCTATCTGGGCGGACTCATCTGTCCGGGAGTGCTCAGTTCGGTCACGGCGCTGGGCACCCAGACCGCCAAGCTGCCCCAGATCAGCCTGGAACCGGGCGGCGCGGACCTGGACATCGGCACCAGCACCCGGCAGAGTCTCAATCACGGCGTGCTGTTCGGCTTCGCGGCCATGCTGGAGGGGCTGACCGCGCGGCTCAAAAAACGTCTGGCCGCTCCTGACGCCCGCGTCATCGCCACGGGCGGTTTTGCCCCGCATCTGGCGGCCATCACCTCATGCATCGACAATCTGGCCCCGGACCTGCTCATGCAGGGCCTTTTGGCCGCATATTTTCAGAAACATTCACCAAGGAACGCAAGGGAGCAATCATGA
- the eno gene encoding phosphopyruvate hydratase: MSTITGIWAREILDSRGNPTVEVEVTLESGATGRAAVPSGASTGTREALELRDGDADRFGGKGVEQAVRNVMEEIASEIIGLEAVRQVEVDQALIDLDGTENKSRLGANAMLGVSMATAKAAAEFLGLPLYKYIGGINAKVLPAPMMNIINGGAHAANNLDIQEFMILPLGAASFKEALRMGAETFHTLKKILHKDGLATSVGDEGGFAPNFASHEQAFTYIMKAIEEAGYEPGSQIALAIDAAASEFYKDGKYHFAGENKILTARELTDYYADLAGKFPLVSIEDGLAEADWDGWEVLSDVLGDRLQLVGDDIFVTNPALLADGIMRGVGNAILIKLNQIGTLTETMDCIEMAKEASFATVISHRSGETEDSFIADLSVAVNAGQIKTGSLCRSDRMAKYNQLLRIEEDLDSQGVYFGPAMAANWFDEE, translated from the coding sequence ATGAGCACCATCACAGGTATTTGGGCCAGGGAGATTCTGGATTCCAGGGGCAACCCCACCGTTGAAGTGGAAGTCACCCTCGAATCGGGCGCCACGGGGCGCGCCGCCGTGCCTTCAGGCGCATCCACAGGCACGCGTGAAGCCCTCGAACTGCGCGACGGCGACGCCGACCGCTTTGGCGGCAAGGGTGTTGAGCAGGCCGTACGCAACGTCATGGAAGAGATCGCCTCCGAGATCATCGGCCTTGAAGCCGTCCGTCAGGTGGAAGTGGATCAGGCCCTCATCGATCTGGACGGCACTGAGAACAAGTCCCGCCTGGGCGCCAACGCCATGCTCGGAGTATCCATGGCCACGGCCAAGGCCGCTGCGGAATTTCTGGGCCTGCCGCTCTACAAATACATCGGCGGCATCAACGCCAAGGTCTTGCCCGCGCCCATGATGAACATCATCAACGGCGGAGCGCACGCAGCCAACAACCTGGACATCCAGGAATTCATGATCCTGCCGCTCGGCGCGGCCAGCTTCAAGGAAGCCCTGCGCATGGGCGCCGAGACCTTTCATACCCTGAAGAAGATCCTGCACAAGGACGGCTTGGCCACCTCCGTCGGCGACGAGGGCGGCTTTGCACCCAATTTCGCCAGTCACGAGCAGGCTTTCACATACATCATGAAGGCCATCGAGGAAGCCGGATACGAGCCCGGCAGCCAGATTGCCCTGGCCATCGACGCCGCCGCCTCGGAATTCTACAAGGACGGCAAGTACCATTTCGCCGGTGAGAACAAGATCCTGACCGCGCGCGAACTGACCGACTACTACGCCGATCTGGCCGGAAAGTTTCCGCTGGTGTCCATCGAAGACGGCCTGGCCGAAGCGGACTGGGATGGATGGGAAGTTCTCTCCGACGTGCTGGGCGACCGCCTGCAGCTGGTCGGCGACGACATTTTCGTGACCAATCCGGCCCTATTGGCCGACGGCATCATGCGCGGCGTGGGCAATGCCATCCTCATCAAGCTCAACCAGATCGGCACGCTGACCGAGACCATGGACTGCATCGAAATGGCCAAGGAGGCTTCTTTCGCCACGGTCATCTCCCATCGCTCCGGCGAGACCGAGGACAGCTTCATCGCCGACCTGTCCGTGGCCGTGAACGCCGGGCAGATCAAGACCGGCTCCCTGTGCCGCTCCGACCGCATGGCCAAGTACAACCAGCTGCTGCGCATCGAGGAAGACCTGGATTCGCAGGGTGTCTATTTTGGACCGGCCATGGCCGCCAACTGGTTTGACGAAGAATAA
- the folD gene encoding bifunctional methylenetetrahydrofolate dehydrogenase/methenyltetrahydrofolate cyclohydrolase FolD — translation MQIIDGKKTAAIIRQELKDQVAVLTARHGRAPGLAVILVGGDPASQVYVRNKERACEDVGIISKGFRLPEDIPQAQLEDTIMFLNSDPAIDGLLLQLPLPKGLDSQRCLDLISPSKDVDGFHPVNMGRLALGLPCLRSCTPAGIMTLMERHGIDVSGKKAVVIGRSNIVGKPLALMLLQKNATVTVCHSRTRNIAAEVCSADIVLAAVGIPKFVTRDMVKPGAVVIDVGINRTELGLVGDCDFEGLQDVASAMTPVPGGVGPMTIAQLLVNTVEAYVEHMG, via the coding sequence ATGCAAATCATCGACGGAAAAAAGACGGCCGCCATCATCCGTCAGGAACTCAAGGATCAGGTCGCGGTGCTGACGGCAAGGCATGGACGGGCGCCGGGCCTTGCGGTGATCCTGGTTGGCGGCGATCCTGCCTCGCAGGTCTATGTCCGCAACAAGGAGCGGGCTTGCGAGGATGTGGGCATTATCTCCAAGGGCTTTCGCCTGCCGGAGGACATCCCGCAGGCGCAGCTTGAAGACACGATCATGTTCCTGAACAGCGACCCCGCTATTGACGGCCTGCTGTTGCAGCTGCCCCTGCCCAAGGGGCTGGACAGCCAGCGCTGCCTTGACCTGATCAGCCCCTCCAAGGACGTGGACGGCTTTCATCCCGTGAACATGGGCCGCCTGGCGCTGGGGCTGCCCTGCCTGCGTTCCTGCACCCCGGCGGGAATCATGACCCTCATGGAGCGCCACGGCATAGACGTGTCCGGAAAGAAGGCTGTGGTCATCGGTCGCAGCAACATTGTCGGCAAGCCTTTGGCGCTTATGCTGCTGCAGAAGAACGCGACGGTCACGGTCTGCCATTCCCGGACCCGGAACATCGCCGCCGAGGTGTGCAGCGCCGACATCGTCCTGGCCGCCGTGGGCATTCCCAAGTTCGTGACGCGCGACATGGTCAAGCCTGGAGCCGTGGTCATCGACGTGGGCATCAACAGGACCGAGCTTGGTCTGGTCGGGGATTGCGATTTCGAAGGATTGCAGGACGTGGCCTCGGCCATGACTCCGGTGCCCGGCGGAGTGGGCCCCATGACCATCGCCCAGCTCCTGGTCAACACGGTCGAAGCCTACGTGGAACATATGGGCTAA
- the amrB gene encoding AmmeMemoRadiSam system protein B: MSFDREPVVAGQFYAGRQDQWLATVQSCMRGEKENEKTAKLAMVPHAGHVFSGGVAGQTLARAKLTDTVLLLGPNHTGMGAPMAVWPDGKWLLPGAAMDVDAELAAAILAAEPALTADRVAHLQEHSLEVILPFLWAKNPEMRIVPIAVGDPRPHKLGGAAAKIAEVLARLGREVSVVVSSDMNHFASDEKTRVIDRHALDRILALDPMGFYGKVREENISMCGVLPMTLGMHLANIQGAKKAELVAYATSADVNGDVSRVVGYAGIIIE, from the coding sequence ATGAGTTTTGATCGCGAGCCCGTCGTCGCGGGCCAGTTTTATGCCGGACGTCAGGACCAGTGGCTGGCAACCGTGCAGTCGTGCATGCGCGGGGAAAAAGAGAATGAGAAAACCGCCAAACTGGCCATGGTCCCCCATGCCGGACACGTCTTTTCAGGCGGCGTGGCAGGTCAGACCCTGGCCCGGGCCAAATTGACGGATACAGTGCTCCTGCTCGGCCCCAACCACACTGGCATGGGCGCGCCCATGGCCGTATGGCCGGACGGCAAATGGCTGCTGCCCGGCGCGGCCATGGACGTTGACGCCGAACTGGCCGCCGCAATTCTGGCGGCGGAACCGGCGTTGACCGCCGACCGGGTCGCCCATCTGCAGGAACACTCCCTGGAAGTCATTCTGCCTTTCCTGTGGGCCAAGAACCCTGAAATGCGCATCGTCCCCATCGCAGTGGGCGACCCCAGGCCACACAAGCTCGGAGGCGCGGCGGCCAAGATCGCCGAAGTGCTCGCGAGGCTCGGCCGGGAAGTATCCGTCGTGGTCAGCTCGGACATGAACCACTTCGCATCCGACGAAAAAACCCGCGTCATCGATCGGCACGCGCTGGACCGCATCCTGGCCCTGGACCCCATGGGTTTTTACGGCAAGGTGCGGGAAGAGAACATCTCCATGTGCGGCGTGCTGCCCATGACCCTCGGCATGCACCTGGCCAACATCCAGGGCGCGAAAAAGGCGGAGCTGGTGGCCTATGCCACATCGGCGGACGTGAATGGGGACGTGTCCAGAGTGGTGGGCTACGCAGGAATCATCATCGAGTAG